A genomic window from Diospyros lotus cultivar Yz01 chromosome 2, ASM1463336v1, whole genome shotgun sequence includes:
- the LOC127795167 gene encoding linoleate 13S-lipoxygenase 3-1, chloroplastic-like has protein sequence MAMAKEIMGSSMMVERSSLLASTRVGLNRFRVDPVPFPKEKKRVRLSRVLTGPVAAISEDMVRAAPVSSPPGKAVKFKVRAVVTVRNKHKEDLKETLVKHLDAIADKIGRNVVLELVSTEIDPKTKEPKKSKQAVLKDWSEKSSLKAERVNYAAEFTVDSSFGIPGAITMKNKHQKEFFLESITVEGFACGPVHFPCNSWVQSTKDHPQQRIFFSNQPCLPNETPAGLKALREEELTNLRGDAKGVRKLSDRIYDFDVYNDLGNPDKGIGLARPTIGGDKIPYPRRCRTGRLPSDTDMNTESRVEKPLPIYVPRDEQFEESKQNTFSTGRLKGVLHNLVPSLMASISKHNQDFKCFSDIDSLYSEGLLLKLGLQDELLKKLPLPNVVSGIQASTQGNLLKYDTPKIVSRDRFAWLRDDEFARQAIAGVNPVNIERLRVFPPVSKLDPEMYGPPESALKEEHIAGHLNGMSLQQAIEENKLFIVDYHDIYLPFVDQINALDGRKTYATRTVFFLTPVGTLKPIAIELSLPPSAGDSSRCKRVVAPPVDATTNWMWQLAKAHVCSNDAGVHQLVNHWLRTHACMEPFILAAHRQLSVMHPIFKLLDPHTRYTLEINALARQSLINADGVIESCFTPGRYCMEMSAAAYKNSWRFDLEGLPADLIRRGMAVPDPSQPHGLKLVIEDYPYAADGLLIWAAIENWVRTYVGHYYPDSAHIANDKELLAWYAESIKVGHADHRNASWWPKLATPEDLASILTTVIWLASAQHAALNFGQYPYSGYVPNRPPLMRRLIPEEADQEHASFVADPQRYFLSALPGLLQATKFMAVVDTLSTHSPDEEYLGERQQPSTWSGDAEMVEAFYGFSAEIGRIEKEIEKRNGDKRLRNRCGAGVIPYELLAPSSPPGVTCRGVPNSVSI, from the exons AACCGGTTCCGCGTCGATCCGGTTCCGTTTccgaaagagaagaagagggtgAGGTTGAGCAGGGTTCTGACGGGACCGGTGGCGGCGATCAGTGAGGACATGGTGAGGGCCGCGCCGGTGAGTAGCCCGCCGGGGAAGGCAGTGAAGTTCAAGGTCAGAGCCGTGGTGACGgtgagaaacaaacacaaggaGGACTTGAAGGAGACGCTTGTCAAGCATTTAGATGCCATCGCGGATAAGATCGGAAGAAATGTCGTCTTGGAGCTCGTCAGCACCGAGATTGACCCAA AAACGAAAGAGCCCAAGAAAAGCAAGCAGGCGGTGCTGAAGGACTGGTCGGAGAAATCGAGCTTGAAGGCGGAGCGGGTGAACTACGCGGCGGAGTTCACGGTGGACTCGAGCTTCGGGATCCCGGGGGCGATCACCATGAAGAACAAGCACCAGAAGGAGTTCTTCTTGGAGAGCATCACAGTGGAAGGCTTCGCCTGTGGTCCAGTCCACTTCCCCTGCAACTCCTGGGTGCAATCCACCAAAGATCATCCCCAACAGCGGATATTCTTCTCCAACCAG CCATGTCTACCGAATGAGACGCCGGCCGGATTGAAAGCCCTGCGAGAGGAGGAGCTGACGAACTTGAGAGGCGATGCCAAAGGCGTGAGAAAATTATCGGATAGAATATATGATTTTGACGTGTATAATGATTTGGGAAATCCTGACAAGGGAATTGGGCTTGCCCGGCCGACCATTGGCGGCGACAAGATACCCTACCCTCGCCGCTGCCGCACCGGCCGCCTCCCGTCCGACACCG ATATGAATACAGAGAGCCGGGTAGAGAAGCCATTGCCGATATACGTGCCGAGAGACGAGCAGTTCGAGGAGAGCAAGCAGAACACTTTCTCGACGGGGCGGCTGAAGGGGGTGCTGCACAACCTGGTGCCGTCGCTGATGGCCAGCATTTCGAAGCACAACCAGGACTTCAAGTGCTTCTCCGACATCGACAGCCTGTACAGCGAGGGGCTGCTCCTTAAACTGGGCCTCCAAGACGAGCTCTTGAAGAAGCTGCCGCTGCCCAACGTTGTCTCCGGCATCCAAGCATCCACCCAAGGCAACCTCCTCAAATACGACACTCCCAAGATAGTTTCCA GGGATAGATTTGCATGGCTGAGAGATGACGAATTTGCTCGGCAAGCAATAGCTGGAGTGAACCCAGTGAATATAGAGAGGCTGCGAGTGTTCCCGCCGGTGAGCAAGCTTGACCCGGAGATGTACGGGCCGCCGGAGTCGGCTCTCAAGGAAGAACACATCGCCGGCCATCTCAATGGAATGTCCCTGCAACAG GCAATAGAAGAAAACAAGCTGTTCATTGTGGACTACCATGACATTTACCTCCCATTTGTTGACCAAATTAACGCCCTCGACGGCCGGAAAACCTACGCCACCCGGACTGTGTTTTTCTTGACCCCAGTCGGCACCCTCAAGCCCATTGCCATAGAGCTCAGCCTGCCGCCGTCGGCCGGAGACAGTTCCCGGTGTAAGCGCGTGGTCGCACCGCCGGTGGACGCCACCACGAACTGGATGTGGCAGCTTGCCAAGGCCCATGTCTGCTCCAACGACGCCGGCGTCCACCAACTGGTGAACCACTGGCTTCGCACCCACGCCTGCATGGAGCCGTTCATACTGGCGGCTCACCGCCAATTGAGTGTGATGCACCCCATATTCAAGCTCCTGGACCCGCACACGAGGTACACGCTCGAGATCAACGCCCTGGCTCGCCAGAGCCTGATCAACGCCGACGGCGTCATCGAGTCGTGCTTCACTCCTGGCCGCTACTGCATGGAGATGAGTGCTGCTGCGTACAAGAATTCCTGGCGCTTTGATCTGGAGGGACTCCCAGCTGACCTAATCAGACG GGGCATGGCTGTACCGGATCCGAGCCAGCCACATGGGCTGAAGCTTGTGATTGAGGACTACCCATATGCTGCTGATGGGCTTTTAATATGGGCCGCGATTGAGAACTGGGTCCGAACCTATGTGGGCCACTACTACCCTGACTCGGCCCATATCGCTAACGACAAGGAGCTCCTAGCCTGGTACGCCGAGTCGATCAAGGTCGGGCACGCCGATCATCGCAATGCGAGCTGGTGGCCAAAGCTAGCCACACCGGAAGACCTCGCCTCCATCCTCACCACCGTGATCTGGCTCGCGTCAGCTCAGCACGCCGCGCTCAACTTCGGCCAGTACCCCTACAGCGGTTACGTTCCCAACCGGCCACCGCTGATGCGGCGACTGATCCCCGAGGAAGCCGACCAGGAGCATGCCAGCTTCGTGGCCGACCCACAGAGATACTTCCTCTCAGCTTTGCCCGGCTTGTTGCAAGCCACCAAGTTCATGGCTGTGGTGGACACGTTGTCGACTCACTCGCCGGACGAGGAGTACTTGGGCGAGAGACAGCAGCCGTCGACTTGGTCCGGCGACGCGGAGATGGTGGAAGCGTTTTATGGGTTCTCGGCAGAGATCGGACggatagagaaagagatagaaaaaagGAACGGTGATAAGCGGCTGAGGAACAGGTGTGGAGCCGGCGTGATTCCATACGAGCTGCTTGCGCCGAGCTCTCCACCTGGGGTCACGTGTAGGGGTGTGCCCAATAGCGTGTCCATATAA